The DNA segment GACTGTACCAGTATGATACTTCCGGATAGAATAACAACCATCCAGATTCCATTGATATAAGCGCCGTATTTGTTCTTCTTCAGCAGCTTTGTAGGAATGAATTCTCTTGCTTCCTCATTGTCCAGCAGCATACGCAGCGGAGCATCAATGCTTAATACCAGTGTGGAGAACTGACCGATCATATTACATAATGCATAAATAATCAGCAGTGCATCCCCCATGTGATAATATCCGCCCAGCTTCTGGAATGCCCAGTAGGAGCCGTTGGATACATAGGAATTAAAGGATTCTGTCGTACCGTTGATTACAGAAGGATCAAACATCATACCCATTGCAATTGTACCGAGAATCGCACACACAACAACCATGATTGCCAGTGTGATCATACCCTTTGGAAAGCCCTTGCTTGGATTTTCCACCTTATTTACATACGGAGAAATTTTCTCACAGCCGCCAACGGCAAATACCAGTATGGATAGCGATGTAAAATATTGTACGTTAAACTGTGGGAAGATGTTATCCCAGCTGAAGTTAGGTGTAACAAAGCCTCCATTTGGATTGATCACCGGAGCGGCAAACATCATAACGATGTAGAGTATGGACATGATGAACATACTGCTTCCGGCAATCGTTGCCAGCTTCTTCAGCGGATTCAAACCGCGGCTTGCGACCCAGCAGAAGAACAGAAACACAGCAAGCGTGCCCAGCTGTACATAAAGCGTCGGGAAGGTGTCATAGGTTTCCGCATTGCGGAACACTGCCCAGCTTAATGCTTTCAGACCACCGCTTCCTTTACTTGCGATGTATGTAATGTGACATGCCCAGTAGGTCCACCCGGCATAGTAGGCGAATTTTGGACCAATCGTCTCATTGATCCAGGAGCTGACTCCACCACCGGAGTCTTTGAAGGCGGATCCCAGTTCACCAACCATCAGTGCATAAGGCACGAAGTACAGGGCGAACATCAGAACCCAACTGAATATAACCTGAACACCGTTGAAGTATACGAAACCGTTTAATACGTTTCCAAAGCCCCACACGGTAGAAAATGCCATAAACGCAAGGTTATACCAGACTATTTTCTTTGAACTTTCCATTTTACCCTCCTTAGAATATAAATGTCGAGCCAGATTATCATACCATATGTAATGCATAAACTCCATGATTTTTGAAAAGTTTGTTCATGAAATGTGCTACAATTTCCAGTATCTGTCTATGAATATATAGCATCCTTCCATCATTTTCTATCGGCTATGTTTTTTCATGTCATTCTGTGCTACAATGCTGATAATGGAAAGGAAATGATATGCATGGAAACCAGACGGTTTGATAAAAAGGATGTAAAAGAGGTTGCACAATATCTGAAGGAAGGTAAGGTTGTGGCATTTCCAACGGATACGGTGTATGGACTTGGTGTTATATATGAGAATGAGGAAGCTTTACAGGCATTAAAGGAAAGCAAGGGGCGTCCGGAGAATAAACCGATTCCCACGATGGTAGCGAATGTGGAACAGATGCAGCAGATTGCTGTTATGAATGAAGCTGCGTGTAAGCTGGCAAAGGCGTTTATGCCGGGTGCATTTACAATGATTCTGAAAAAGAAGGAAACACTGCCCGCCTATGTCACAAACGGGTTTCCTACGGTAGGGATCCGCATGCCAAATGACCCCTTTGTTTTGCAACTGATTGCAGAATGCGGAAAACCGCTGCTAGTAACGAGCGCCAATCGCTCCGGTGAGGAAACAGGGGTACGGGATGAGCAGGTGTTGAAGCAGTTGGATGGCCGCATTGATGCCATTGTCCTTGGAGAGGCGGATGGAAAGCTGGCCAGTACTATTGTGGATATGAGTACACAGGAGGCTGTTCTCGTACGTGAGGGGCCTGTAACTGCTGAGGATATCCAAAAAGTGTTAAGCAAAGCTTCGTAAAATATTGAAAAAGGAGCAGCTTTTGTCTCCTTTGAATTTCTTATAGTTATGATGTCAAGTAGATTGACTGAAAATCAGAAAAAATGAAATTCAGCGTCCTATTACAGGCTTGTTTTCTCATGATTTCTGATTTTTTTCGTCCCTCTGTTCATGAGATGGAATTGTGATAAAATGAAATCGTAGAAAGCAGTGAGGACATTATATGAGAAAGAAAAATATTTTAAAAATTCATCTTTTAGGTGAGTTTTATATGGAAAACAAAAACTACCGGTTTCCGCAGGAGACAAAAAAGAGTACGCAGTTGATTTTACTGATTGCCTATCTTATTATGTATCGGCATACCGTGGTTTCAAAGGAAAAGCTCATTCGTATATTATGGAAGGAAGATGAATCGGATAAGCCGGAGGGAGCTCTGCGCAATCTTGTTTACCGCGCAAGGAAGGAATTGCAGAAATTTTATCCGGATAAGGAGGATGTATCCTTTATTCTGTCAAAAGGAAATACCTATGCATGGAATACAGAGATACCATGCGAGATCGATGTGGTGGCGATGGATCAGTTGTGTAAAGCCATTGAAACAGAAGAAAATCCAGATTTGTGCTATAAGAGCTGCATTGATCTTTTGAGTAATTATATGGAGGATTTCATGTTTGAATTTCATTCACAAAGCTGGGTGGAGCTGC comes from the Erysipelotrichaceae bacterium 66202529 genome and includes:
- a CDS encoding amino acid permease, with product MESSKKIVWYNLAFMAFSTVWGFGNVLNGFVYFNGVQVIFSWVLMFALYFVPYALMVGELGSAFKDSGGGVSSWINETIGPKFAYYAGWTYWACHITYIASKGSGGLKALSWAVFRNAETYDTFPTLYVQLGTLAVFLFFCWVASRGLNPLKKLATIAGSSMFIMSILYIVMMFAAPVINPNGGFVTPNFSWDNIFPQFNVQYFTSLSILVFAVGGCEKISPYVNKVENPSKGFPKGMITLAIMVVVCAILGTIAMGMMFDPSVINGTTESFNSYVSNGSYWAFQKLGGYYHMGDALLIIYALCNMIGQFSTLVLSIDAPLRMLLDNEEAREFIPTKLLKKNKYGAYINGIWMVVILSGSIILVQSFVPGAASVLAQLNKLNSVTMPMRYLWVFAAYIALRMARNKFHPEYRFVKNQGIAMTFGIWCFALTAFCCIFGMYTPGDIFTTALNIITPVVLTALGMILPVIKQNERAS
- a CDS encoding threonylcarbamoyl-AMP synthase → METRRFDKKDVKEVAQYLKEGKVVAFPTDTVYGLGVIYENEEALQALKESKGRPENKPIPTMVANVEQMQQIAVMNEAACKLAKAFMPGAFTMILKKKETLPAYVTNGFPTVGIRMPNDPFVLQLIAECGKPLLVTSANRSGEETGVRDEQVLKQLDGRIDAIVLGEADGKLASTIVDMSTQEAVLVREGPVTAEDIQKVLSKAS